The Chryseobacterium oranimense genome contains the following window.
AGGAATGTTATTCTTTGTCCGTTTTCCAATTTCACATTGTAAGCTCCAATGTGCTGGGTAATACCTCCAGACTCACCAGCAATAACATTGGTTTTTCTGATGTAGTCAAGCAAAGATGTTTTACCGTGGTCAACGTGACCCATTACCGTAACGATTGGTGCTCTTGGAGAAAGATCCTCCTCGGTATCCATATCTTCTTCAGATTCTATTTCTTCCAGATCAGCATCTGAGAATTCAATTTTAAATCCAAATTCATCAGCAACCAATAACAAGGTATCAGCTTCAAGTCTTTGGTTCATGGTTACCATTACACCAAGAGAGAAACAAGCAGAAATAACTTCTGTAGGAGAAACATTCATTAAGCTCGCCAATTCACCTACTGTGATGAATTCGGTTACTTTTAACGTTCTGTCCTGAGCATCAATCTCCTGCTGACGTTCGTCCTGTTCTCTACGATAGGTTCTCTTGTCTTTTCTGTGTTTTGCAGATTTAGACTTACCTCCTTTGTTGGTAAGTTTTTCAAGAGTTTCCTTGATCTGGTTTTTAACCTGTTCGTCAGTAAGCTCGACAGGCATTGTTCTTTGTCCAGGTCTGTTGTTGTTTCCACCCGGACCTTTTTTAAATCCGCCTCCCTGTCCTGGTGGACGGTTTCCTTGATTATTTCCGAAGCGGTTTCCACCTTGACCTCCCTGACCTGGCGGACGGTTTCCTCCAGGACCACCTTGTCCCTGCGGACGGTTTCCTCCAGGGCCTCCGTTATTGTGAGGACGGTTTCCTTGACCACCTTGGTTATTGTTATTATTTCCTGAGTTTTGGCTATTCCCCTGGCCTTGTTGGTTATTCGGGCCTCCAGGTTTTTCAATTCTCTTTCTTTTCTTTTTAGCTCCTGAACCAGGCTTTGGTGCAAATTGCGTTAAGTCAATTTTTTCACCCACGATCTTAGGACCATCCAGTTTCTGATAAACAGTTTCTATTTTCTGAGGTTCCTGAGAATCAGACTCAGTAGTTTGTTGAGGCTCTGCCTTATTTTCTGCAGGCTCAGGCTGTTTTGGAGTTTCTTTCACAGGTTCCGCCGGTTTTTCCTCTTCTTTTTTCTCCTCCATTTTTGGTTTATCTTTTTTTACAGGTCTATTTCTGGATTCTATTTGGGACAGATCTATTTTATCCAGAACTTTGAATTCCTGTTTTTCAGGAGCTGCTTTAACTTCCGGTTCAGCCACAACTTCTTCTTTCTTTTCTTCAACCGGTACTGCTACAGGCGCTGGTGCTGCAGGAGCTTCTTCAACCTCAGGCGCTTTAGATTCAAGATCTATTTTACCTAAAATTTTAGTTTCTGGTTTATTTGCTTTAGCTCTTATTACTTCAGGGGTTTTCTTTTCCTCAATTTCCAGCTTTTCTTCCGGAACTTTGGTGATCACCACCTCATGGGAAGCTTTTCGCTGTTCGCCGTCTTTGGCAAACTCAGCCTCCAATGCAGAATATGCCGCTTCTTCTAATTGAGCGTTAGGATTGCTTTCAACAACGAAGTCTTTGGACTGTAAAAATTCTACTAATCTGGACATCGAAATATTGAATTCCTTAACCGCTTTATTTAATCTTATTTTTGGCATCTATATTATTTACTATTTTTTAATTCTTAAAATTAAAGTATTTCTTTTTTACTGTTTATTAAAATTCATTAAAATCTTAATCTTCAAATTCTTCTCTCAGAATTCGTTTTACATCTTCGATGGTTTCTTCTTCAAGATCTACCATATTTAAAAGACTCTCAGTATCTTTATCCAATACCGATTTCGCAGTAGTAAGACCTACTTTCTTAAATTCATCCAAAATCCACTGCTCAATATCGTCATTGAATTCTCTCAAATCAACATCGTCATCCTCGCTGGATTCTCTATAAACATCAATTTCATATCCGGACAGCCATGAAGCCAGTCTGATATTCTGCCCCTGCTTTCCGATTACTTTGGAAATCTCTTCAACCGGGGTATAAACCAGTGCATAGTTTGCATCCTCGTTGATATCAATTTTATTGATGGTAACATTTCCTAAAGCTCTCTTCACCATAATTTCAGGGTTTTTAGACCACTGAATCACATCGATGTTTTCATTTCTCAACTCTCTTACAACCCCATGAATTCTGGATCCTTTTACCCCCACACAGGCACCTACAGGATCTATTCTGTCATCATAAGCATCTACTGCAATCTTCGCCTTCTCACCAGGAATTCTAACTACTTTTTTAAGCATAATAGTTCCGTCCTGGATTTCAGGAATTTCCAGCTCTAATAATTTCTCAAGGAATTTAGGTGCAGTTCTGGAAATAATAATCTGTGGTTTTGAACCTTTAAAATCTACTGTTTCAACAATAGCTCTGATATTTTCGCCTTTTTTAAAGAAGTCGGACGGGATCTGGTTTTCTTTCGGCAAAATAAATTCATTCTCCTCATCATCCAGTAAAATCACATGCTTGTGACGGATGTGGTGGATCTCACCGATAACAATTTCCCCGATCTTATCTCTGAACTGCTCATAAAGCATTGCATTGTTATGCTCCTGAAGCTTGGTAGCCAGGATCTGCTTTAAGGTAAGAATATTTCTTCTTCCCAATTGGGCAACAGGAATTTCCATTGTAAAATCTTCACCCACTTCGAAAGTAGGGTCAATTTTTTTAGCTTCAGAAAGTTCAATTTCCAGATCATCATCTTCAGACATTTCGTCTTCTACAATCGTTTTATTTAAAAATATCTGAAAATCTCCTTTATCAGGGTTCACAATTACATCAAAATGATCATCCGAATCAAATCTCTTTCTCAGAAGAGTCTTCAGTGAATCTTCAATAATCGCCATAAGATCAATCTTACTGATCCCTTTTTCGTCTTTAAAATCACCAAAGGATTCAATCAACGCTATATTATCCATCTATTCTTTTTTCTTTTAAAATTTAATTATTACTAATGCCTTTTTTATCTCAGAGTAAGGAATTTCTTTTTCCTCCTCCACATCCACTTTCCCTTTTCCGATATCTTTCGGCTTACGGTAGCGTAAAACAAGCGTGATCTTTTCATCATCAACTTTTGCCAGCTCTCCTTCAATTTTGGAAGAATCGTTCAGCAATACTTCAATCTCTCTTCCTATATTTTTCCTGTATTGTCTTGGAGCAGACAGCGGTTCGCTTAGTCCTGCAGACATCACCTGAAGGCTGAAATCATGCTCTTCACGATCCATATTAAACTCTACGGCACGGCTTGCATCAAGGCAGTCCTGAAGAGTCACCCCATTATCACCATCCAGGATCACAGTGATATCATCTCCTGCGGAAATCTTCAGATCCACAAGAAATAAATCCTCTCTGCTTTCAAGGAATTCATTTAATAATTCTTCAATTCTTTTTTTAAACTCCATACATTAATTATCTTGATTTACCAGTACGAAAAAAGGCTTTCTTCCGAAGCCTTCCCATTTTTTCCTGTAAATCCACTGCAAATATACGCATTTTTTCTAAAAAAGCAAAATCTACTTCGTTATCAAGTAAATACCCTAAATTTTTCAATAAGCTAAATTAAACAAGCGGGTGAAAGTATTTTTATTATTTTTGCCTTAAAATTTAAAAACAGACATTGTGAATATAACAATTGTAGGAACAGGTTATGTAGGGCTGGTTACAGGTACTACCCTGGCAGAACTTGGCAATTCAGTATACTGTGTTGACATTGATGAAAAGAAAGTAGAAGGTATGAAAAACGGCGTAGTTCCCATCTATGAGCCGAACCTTGAAGAAATGTTTTTGAGAAACATTCAATCGGAAAGATTATTTTTCACCACCAATCTTAAAGAAGCTTTGGACAAAAGCGAAGTCATATACCTTGCGCTTCCAACACCGCCGGGAGAAGACGGCTCTGCAGATCTTTCATACGTTATCCAGGTTGCCAATAATATCGGAGAAATGATGACTGAATATAAGGTTATCGTAAATAAAAGTACAGTTCCTGTAGGAACGGCAGACAAAGTAAGAGAAGTGATCGCCTCTAAGACAAGTATCCCTTTTGATGTAGTCTCCAACCCGGAGTTCTTAAGAGAAGGTTTTGCTGTGGAAGATTCCATGAACCCCTCAAGAGTCGTTGTAGGAGCCAGCTCCGAAAAAGCAAAGAATATAATGGCCCAGATTTACCAGCCATTTACCAATACGGGAATTCCGATTATTTTCATGGATGAAAAATCTTCGGAGCTTACCAAATATGCTGCTAATTCATTCCTTGCCGTAAAAATCACCTTCATGAATGAAATAGCCAATTACTGTGAAAAAGTAGGTGCTGACGTAGACAAGGTAAGGCTGGGAATGGGGAGTGACGACAGAATTGGGCACCGGTTCTTATTCCCTGGAATAGGATACGGCGGAAGCTGTTTTCCTAAAGATGTAAAAGCACTTATAAAATCCGGAATACAGGAAGATTTCAACTTCCAGATTCTAGAAGCTACGGAAAAAGTAAATACAACACAGAAAGTAATTCTTGTTTCGGAGATCGAGAAATATTTCGGAGGAAGCATCAGCGGAAAAAAAATTGCAATGTGGGGATTGGCTTTCAAAGCTAACACAGATGACATCCGGGAGGCCTCTTCTCTGGACAATATTGCTCTTTTATTAGAAAAAGGCGCAAAAATTGCTGCGTATGATGCGGTAGCAGAAAATAATGTAAAAAAACTGTTGGGTGATAAAATACAATATGCGAAAGGAATGTATGATGCTCTTGAAGATGCAGATGCCTTATTTATTGCCACAGAATGGCCTGAATTTAAAAATCCGAATTTTGAAATGATGGCTAAAAAAATGAAAAATAAAGTCATTTTCGACGGAAGAAACATGTATCCGCTTGAAATCCCGGAACAAAATGGATTTCATTATAAAAGTATCGGAAGAAAAACCATAGAAAATTAACAGATGAAAAATATAATTATTACCGGAGGAGCCGGATTCATAGGTTCTCATGTTGTAAGAGAATTTGTAAAAAATAACCCGGATACTAAAATCATCAATCTTGACGCCCTCACTTACGCAGGAAACTTAGAAAACCTTAAGGATATTGAAAATGAGCCTAATTATGTTTTTGAAAAGGCAGACATTACAAAACCTGAAGAGCTGAGAAAAATATTCGAAAAATATAATCCTGATGCTGTAGTGCATCTGGCCGCAGAAAGCCATGTAGACAGAAGTATTACAGACCCGATGGCATTCATTAATACCAATGTAAACGGAACTGCCAATCTTCTTAATTTATGCAAGGAATTCTGGACTCTTAATCCGGATCACACCCATGGAAGATTCCCTGACGAAAAAAGAACCAATTTGTTTTACCACGTTTCTACGGACGAAGTATATGGAAGCCTTGGAGAAACCGGGTTTTTTCTGGAAACTACCGCTTATGATCCGCAATCACCGTATTCTGCATCCAAAGCAGCTTCTGACCATTTGGTAAGAGCATACGGGAATACTTATGGAATGCCATTTATCATCTCCAACTGTTCAAACAATTACGGACCGAATCATTTCCCTGAGAAATTAATCCCTCTTTGTATTTCAAATATTATTAATGAAAGACCATTGCCAATTTACGGTGACGGTAAATATACAAGAGACTGGTTATTTGTAATAGATCATGCAAAAGGTATTCATCAAATATTTAATGAAGCTAAAACCGGTGAGACTTATAACATCGGAGGATTCAACGAGTGGCAGAATATTGACCTGGTGAAAGAACTGATTAAACAAATGGATTCCAAGCTTGGAAAACCTGAAGGATATTCTGAAAAATTAATCACATTTGTAAAAGACAGACCGGGACATGACAAGCGTTATGCTATTGATGCCACTAAGCTTAACAAAGATTTAGGCTGGAAACCGTCTGTAACTTTCGAAGAAGGACTTTCAAAAACCATCGACTGGTATCTTGAGAACAAAGAATGGCTTGAGAATGTTACCAGTGGAGATTATCAGAAATACTACGAAAAGCAATATAATTAACAAACACAAGAATGAAAGGAATTATATTAGCCGGAGGATCCGGAACAAGACTTTACCCTCTTACCATCGCCGTAAGCAAGCAGCTGATGCCTGTTTATGACAAGCCAATGATCTACTACCCTCTTTCAACTTTGCTTCTGGCAGGGATTAAAGATATTCTGATTATTACAACCCCTCACGATCAGCCGGGATTCATCAAACTTTTAGGTGATGGCTCCCAGATCGGATGTAATATTGAATATGTAGTGCAGCCGAGCCCAGATGGATTGGCACAGGCCTTCATTTTAGGTGATCAGTTTATTGGCAATGATCCTGCGGCACTAGTACTGGGAGATAATATCTTCTATGGCTCTGAAATGGGAACTCTGCTGAAGAACAAAACCAACCCAGATGGCGGAGTTGTTTTCGCTTATCACGTTTCCGATCCGGAAAGATATGGAGTTGTAGAGTTCGACGATAATCTTAAAGCAGTCTCCATTGAAGAAAAACCTTCAAACCCAAAATCGAATTATGCAGTTCCCGGCTTATATTTTTACGACAATGAGGTAGTGGAAATAGCAAAAAACATCAAGCCTTCTGCAAGAGGAGAGCTGGAAATTACGGATGTCAACAATGTTTATCTAAGCAAAGGAAAACTGGAGGTAGGAGTTCTGGACAGAGGCACCGCCTGGCTTGATACCGGAACATTCGATTCTTTGAATGATGCTTCTGAATTTGTAAGCGTTATTGAAAAAAGACAGGGCTTTAAGATTGGATGTATTGAAGAAATTGCATTCAGAAATAAGTTTATCAATGAAGAAAAGCTGCTTGAAACAGCTGAAAAGTATGGTAAAAGCGGTTATGGGGAATACCTGAAACAGCTTGTCAGAAAATAAAAAATTATAATTTATAAAATTTCAGCAACTATTGGCTTTATGGCTAATAGTTGTTTTTAATATAACACCTTATCTGATCCGGAACCTATGATACATATTTTCTATACATAATAGATAATAGCAGCAGGCAGTAGTCCGATAGTAATTTTATAATTAACTTTGAGGCTTTAAAGAATTTTTTATCACATTAATGGAATACAATAAACCAAAAATCATCACATTCG
Protein-coding sequences here:
- the infB gene encoding translation initiation factor IF-2, translated to MPKIRLNKAVKEFNISMSRLVEFLQSKDFVVESNPNAQLEEAAYSALEAEFAKDGEQRKASHEVVITKVPEEKLEIEEKKTPEVIRAKANKPETKILGKIDLESKAPEVEEAPAAPAPVAVPVEEKKEEVVAEPEVKAAPEKQEFKVLDKIDLSQIESRNRPVKKDKPKMEEKKEEEKPAEPVKETPKQPEPAENKAEPQQTTESDSQEPQKIETVYQKLDGPKIVGEKIDLTQFAPKPGSGAKKKRKRIEKPGGPNNQQGQGNSQNSGNNNNNQGGQGNRPHNNGGPGGNRPQGQGGPGGNRPPGQGGQGGNRFGNNQGNRPPGQGGGFKKGPGGNNNRPGQRTMPVELTDEQVKNQIKETLEKLTNKGGKSKSAKHRKDKRTYRREQDERQQEIDAQDRTLKVTEFITVGELASLMNVSPTEVISACFSLGVMVTMNQRLEADTLLLVADEFGFKIEFSDADLEEIESEEDMDTEEDLSPRAPIVTVMGHVDHGKTSLLDYIRKTNVIAGESGGITQHIGAYNVKLENGQRITFLDTPGHEAFTAMRARGAQITDIAIIVIAADDDVMPQTREAISHAQAAGVPMIIALNKVDRPNANPDNIRQQLSGMNILVEEWGGNVQSQEISAKFGNNMDILLEKVLLQAEMLDLKANPDRAAQGVVIEASLDKGRGYVATMLVQTGTLRVGDYVVAGKNHGKVKAMLDERGRNLKEAGPSIPVTILGLDGAPTAGDKFKVYADESEAKTIANKREQLQRELSIRTKKHTTLEELGRRIALGEFKELNIILKGDVDGSVEALSDQLQRLSTAEINVNILHKGVGQITESDVNLATASDAIIIGFNVRAGANAKELADKEEIEIRTYSVIYAAIDEVKEAMEGMLSPEIKEQVIGNVEIREVFKISKVGTIAGCMVLSGKVTRSSKVRVLRDGIVKFDGELESLKRFKDDVREVTKGYECGLNLKGYNDIEIGDILEVYEEVAVKKKLK
- the nusA gene encoding transcription termination factor NusA, translating into MDNIALIESFGDFKDEKGISKIDLMAIIEDSLKTLLRKRFDSDDHFDVIVNPDKGDFQIFLNKTIVEDEMSEDDDLEIELSEAKKIDPTFEVGEDFTMEIPVAQLGRRNILTLKQILATKLQEHNNAMLYEQFRDKIGEIVIGEIHHIRHKHVILLDDEENEFILPKENQIPSDFFKKGENIRAIVETVDFKGSKPQIIISRTAPKFLEKLLELEIPEIQDGTIMLKKVVRIPGEKAKIAVDAYDDRIDPVGACVGVKGSRIHGVVRELRNENIDVIQWSKNPEIMVKRALGNVTINKIDINEDANYALVYTPVEEISKVIGKQGQNIRLASWLSGYEIDVYRESSEDDDVDLREFNDDIEQWILDEFKKVGLTTAKSVLDKDTESLLNMVDLEEETIEDVKRILREEFED
- the rimP gene encoding ribosome assembly cofactor RimP, whose amino-acid sequence is MEFKKRIEELLNEFLESREDLFLVDLKISAGDDITVILDGDNGVTLQDCLDASRAVEFNMDREEHDFSLQVMSAGLSEPLSAPRQYRKNIGREIEVLLNDSSKIEGELAKVDDEKITLVLRYRKPKDIGKGKVDVEEEKEIPYSEIKKALVIIKF
- a CDS encoding UDP-glucose dehydrogenase family protein, whose translation is MNITIVGTGYVGLVTGTTLAELGNSVYCVDIDEKKVEGMKNGVVPIYEPNLEEMFLRNIQSERLFFTTNLKEALDKSEVIYLALPTPPGEDGSADLSYVIQVANNIGEMMTEYKVIVNKSTVPVGTADKVREVIASKTSIPFDVVSNPEFLREGFAVEDSMNPSRVVVGASSEKAKNIMAQIYQPFTNTGIPIIFMDEKSSELTKYAANSFLAVKITFMNEIANYCEKVGADVDKVRLGMGSDDRIGHRFLFPGIGYGGSCFPKDVKALIKSGIQEDFNFQILEATEKVNTTQKVILVSEIEKYFGGSISGKKIAMWGLAFKANTDDIREASSLDNIALLLEKGAKIAAYDAVAENNVKKLLGDKIQYAKGMYDALEDADALFIATEWPEFKNPNFEMMAKKMKNKVIFDGRNMYPLEIPEQNGFHYKSIGRKTIEN
- the rfbB gene encoding dTDP-glucose 4,6-dehydratase, giving the protein MKNIIITGGAGFIGSHVVREFVKNNPDTKIINLDALTYAGNLENLKDIENEPNYVFEKADITKPEELRKIFEKYNPDAVVHLAAESHVDRSITDPMAFINTNVNGTANLLNLCKEFWTLNPDHTHGRFPDEKRTNLFYHVSTDEVYGSLGETGFFLETTAYDPQSPYSASKAASDHLVRAYGNTYGMPFIISNCSNNYGPNHFPEKLIPLCISNIINERPLPIYGDGKYTRDWLFVIDHAKGIHQIFNEAKTGETYNIGGFNEWQNIDLVKELIKQMDSKLGKPEGYSEKLITFVKDRPGHDKRYAIDATKLNKDLGWKPSVTFEEGLSKTIDWYLENKEWLENVTSGDYQKYYEKQYN
- the rfbA gene encoding glucose-1-phosphate thymidylyltransferase RfbA; its protein translation is MKGIILAGGSGTRLYPLTIAVSKQLMPVYDKPMIYYPLSTLLLAGIKDILIITTPHDQPGFIKLLGDGSQIGCNIEYVVQPSPDGLAQAFILGDQFIGNDPAALVLGDNIFYGSEMGTLLKNKTNPDGGVVFAYHVSDPERYGVVEFDDNLKAVSIEEKPSNPKSNYAVPGLYFYDNEVVEIAKNIKPSARGELEITDVNNVYLSKGKLEVGVLDRGTAWLDTGTFDSLNDASEFVSVIEKRQGFKIGCIEEIAFRNKFINEEKLLETAEKYGKSGYGEYLKQLVRK